In Scophthalmus maximus strain ysfricsl-2021 chromosome 5, ASM2237912v1, whole genome shotgun sequence, a single window of DNA contains:
- the LOC118311288 gene encoding myosin-7: MGDAAMREFGAAAPYLRKSDRERLEAQTRLFDMKKECFVPDADEEYVKASITSREGDQVTAQTAKGKTVTVKECDVHPQNPPKFDKIEDMAMFTFLHEPAVLFNLKERYAAWMIYTYSGLFCVTVNPYKWLPVYNQEVVVAYRGKKRSEAPPHIFSISDNAYQYMLTDRENQSILITGESGAGKTVNTKRVIQYFASIAAAGGKKDVGSEKKGTLEDQIIQANPALEAFGNAKTIRNDNSSRFGKFIRIHFAASGKLASADIETYLLEKSRVTFQLKAERDYHIFYQILSQKKPELLEMLLITNNPYDYAFISQGETTVASINDSEELMATDEAFDVLGFTQEEKNGIYKLTGAIMHYGNMRFKQKQREEQAEADGTEDADKVSYLMGLNSADLIKGLCHPRVKVGNEWVTKGQSVQQVYYAIGALSKSVYEKMFLWMVVRINHSLDTKQPRQYFIGVLDIAGFEIFDFNTFEQMCINFTNEKLQQFFNHHMFVLEQEEYKKEGIEWTFIDFGMDLQACIDLIEKPMGIMSILEEECMFPKASDATFKAKLYDNHLGKSANFQKPRVIKGKPEAHFALMHYAGTVDYNINNWLVKNKDPLNETVVGLYQKSNLKLLSMLFANYAGSDSEGGKGGKGSKKKGSSFQTVSALHRENLNKLMTNLRSTHPHFVRCIIPNETKTPGAMENPLVMHQLRCNGVLEGIRICRKGFPNRILYGDFKQRYRILNPAAIPDGQFIDSRKGAEKLLGSLDIDHNQYKFGHTKVFFKAGLLGQLEEMRDDRLSLIITGIQARSRGLLARVEFQKIVERRDALLVIQWNIRAFMGVKNWPWMKLFFKIKPLLRSAEAEKEMANMKEEFLKLKEAYAKSEARRKELEEKMVSLLQEKNDLQLQVQAEQDNLADAEERCEGLIKHKIQMEAKSKELSERLEDEEEMNAELTAKKRKLEDECSELKKDIDDLELTLAKVEKEKHATENKVKNLVEEMAALDDIIAKLTKEKKALQEAHQQTLDDLQSEEDKVNTLTKAKSKLEQQVDDLEGSLEQEKKVRMDLERAKRKLEGDLKLTQESLMDVENDKQQLEEHLKKKDFELSQLNNKIEDEQAIAIQLQKKLKELQARIEELEEELEAERAARARVEKQRADLARELEEISERLEEAGGATSAQIEMNKKREAEFQKLRRDLEEATLQHESTAATLRKKQADSVADLGEQIDNLQRVKQKLEKEKSELRLELDDVVSNMEHIVKTKTNLEKTCRTMEDQMNEYKIKFEEAQRCMNDFSMQKAKLQTENGELSRQLEDKDSLVSQLTRGKMSYTQQVEDLKRHLEEETKAKSALAHAVQSSRHDCDLLREQYEEEQEAKAELQRCMSKANSEVAQWRTKYETDAIQRTEELEEAKKKLAQRLQDAEEAVEAVNAKCSSLEKTKHRLQNEIEDLMVDVERSNAAAAALDKKQRNFDKVVSEWKQKYDESQCELESSQKEARSLSTELFKLKNSYEESLDHLETMKRENKNLQEEISDLTEQLGEGGKSIHELEKLRKQLEQEKNEIQSALEEAEASLEHEEGKILRAQLEFNQIKAEIERKLAEKDEEMEQTKRNLQRTIDTLQSSLEAESRSRNEALRLKKKMEGDLNEMEIQLSQANRQAAEAQKQLKSVHAHLKDCQIQLNESVRANDDLKENIAIVERRNNLLQAELEELRAALEQTERSRKLAEQELLDVSERVQLLHSQNTGLINQKKKLEIDASQLQTEVEEAVQECRNAEEKAKKAITDAAMMAEELKKEQDTSSHLERMKKNMEQTIKDLQHRLDEAEQIAMKGGKKQIQKLEARVRELENEVESEQKKSSEAVKGIRKYERRIKELTYQTEEDRKNVVRLQDLVDKLQLKVKAYKRSAEEAEEQANTHLTKFRKLQHELDEAEERADIAESQVNKLRAKSRDVGSKKGLDEE; this comes from the exons ATGGGGGACGCCGCCATGAGAGAGTTTGGGGCTGCAGCCCCATACCTAAGGAAGTCAGATAGGGAGCGTCTGGAGGCCCAGACTCGTCTCTTCGACATGAAGAAGGAATGCTTTGTTCCTGATGCTGACGAGGAGTATGTGAAGGCTTCCATCACCAGCCGCGAGGGTGACCAAGTCACTGCTCAGACTGCGAAAGGGAAG ACGGTCACAGTGAAGGAGTGTGATGTGCACCCTCAGAATCCGCCAAAGTTTGATAAAATCGAAGACATGGCGATGTTCACCTTCCTCCATGAGCCAGCTGTGCTGTTCAACCTCAAAGAGCGATACGCAGCATGGATGATCTAT ACCTATTCTGGGCTGTTCTGTGTGACTGTCAACCCCTACAAGTGGCTACCAGTCTACAACCAAGAAGTGGTTGTTGCctacagaggaaagaagaggagtgAAGCTCCTCCTCATatcttctccatctctgacAATGCCTATCAGTACATGCTCACTG aCAGAGAAAATCAGTCAATTCTCATCAC TGGAGAATCTGGTGCTGGAAAAACTGTCAACACCAAGAGAGTCATCCAGTACTTTGCAAGCATTGCAGCTGCGGGTGGGAAGAAAGACGTGGGCTCTGAGAAAAAG GGAACTCTGGAAGATCAAATCATCCAGGCTAATCCCGCTTTAGAGGCCTTTGGTAATGCCAAGACCATCAGAAATGACAACTCTTCCAGATTT GGCAAATTTATCCGAATTCACTTTGCTGCCAGTGGAAAGCTGGCCTCAGCTGATATCGAAACAT ATCTGCTGGAGAAGTCCCGTGTCACCTTTCAGCTAAAGGCTGAGAGAGACTACCACATCTTCTACCAGATTCTGTCACAGAAGAAACCCGAGCTGCTCg AGATGTTGCTCATCACCAACAACCCCTATGACTACGCCTTCATCTCCCAAGGAGAAACGACTGTAGCCTCCATAAATGATTCTGAAGAGCTGATGGCCACTGAT GAAGCATTTGATGTGCTGGGATTCACTCAAGAAGAGAAGAATGGCATTTACAAGCTGACTGGGGCTATAATGCACTATGGCAATATGAGGTTTAAGCAAAAGCAGCGAGAGGAGCAGGCAGAGGCTGATGGCACTGAGG ATGCTGACAAAGTTTCATATCTGATGGGCCTGAACTCTGCCGACCTCATCAAAGGTCTCTGTCACCCGAGAGTCAAAGTAGGAAATGAGTGGGTCACCAAGGGACAAAGCGTCCAGCAG GTGTACTATGCAATTGGTGCACTGTCTAAGTCAGTGTATGAGAAGATGTTTTTGTGGATGGTGGTGAGGATCAACCATTCCCTGGACACCAAGCAGCCTCGTCAGTACTTTATTGGTGTACTGGACATAGCTGGATTTGAGATATTTGAT TTCAACACTTTTGAGCAGATGTGCATCAACTTCACCAATGAAAAACTGCAACAGTTTTTCAACCACCACATGTTTGTGCTGGAGCAGGAAGAGTACAAGAAAGAGGGCATTGAATGGACTTTCATAGATTTTGGTATGGATCTGCAGGCCTGTATTGACCTCATTGAAAAG CCCATGGGTATCATGTCCATCCTTGAAGAGGAGTGCATGTTTCCTAAAGCTTCTGATGCCACCTTTAAAGCAAAGCTCTATGACAACCACTTGGGGAAATCTGCCAACTTCCAGAAGCCCAGAGTTATCAAAGGAAAACCAGAGGCCCATTTTGCCCTGATGCATTATGCTGGAACTGTGGATTATAATATCAACAACTGGCTGGTGAAGAACAAAGATCCTCTGAATGAGACAGTTGTGGGATTGTACCAGAAGTCTAATCTTAAACTGCTTTCTATGCTCTTTGCAAATTACGCTGGATCTGATTCAG AAGGTGGAAAAGGCGGCAAAGGTAGCAAGAAGAAGGGTTCATCCTTCCAAACTGTCTCTGCCTTACACAGG GAGAACCTGAACAAGCTGATGACCAACTTGAGGTCTACTCACCCTCACTTTGTACGCTGCATCATCCCCAACGAGACCAAGACTCCCGGGGCCATGGAGAACCCCCTGGTGATGCACCAGCTGCGCTGTAACGGTGTGCTGGAAGGCATCAGGATCTGCAGAAAGGGTTTCCCCAACAGGATCCTCTACGGAGATTTCAAACAAAG ATACCGCATCCTGAATCCTGCTGCCATCCCTGATGGTCAGTTCATTGACAGCAGGAAGGGAGCTGAGAAACTTCTTGGGTCTCTGGATATAGATCACAATCAATACAAGTTTGGACACACCAAg GTGTTCTTCAAGGCTGGTCTTCTTGGGCaactggaggagatgagggatgACCGTTTGTCACTAATTATCACTGGAATCCAAGCAAGATCAAGAGGTCTGCTGGCAAGAGTTGAATTCCAGAAGATAGTTGAAAGGAG AGATGCTTTGTTAGTGATCCAATGGAACATCCGTGCCTTCATGGGGGTCAAGAATTGGCCCTGGATGAAGTTATTCTTTAAGATCAAACCTCTGTTGAGATCTGCTGAGGCAGAAAAGGAGATGGCCAACATGAAAGAAGAATTCCTGAAGTTGAAAGAGGCTTATGCAAAGTCTGAAGCTCGTAGGAAGGAGCTAGAGGAGAAAATGGTTTCACTTCTCCAAGAGAAGAACGACCTGCAGCTCCAAGTCCAGGCT GAGCAAGATAATCTTGCAGATGCTGAAGAAAGATGTGAGGGGCTGATCAAACACAAAATTCAGATGGAAGCAAAATCCAAAGAACTATCTGAGAGGcttgaggatgaggaggagatgaatgCTGAACTAACAGCAAAGAAGCGGAAGTTAGAGGATGAGTGCTCTGAGTTAAAGAAGGACATCGATGACTTAGAGTTAACTTTGGCCAAagtggagaaagagaagcaTGCTACCGAGAACAAG GTTAAGAACCTGGTCGAGGAGATGGCAGCTCTGGATGATATCATTGCCAAGTTGACCAAGGAAAAGAAAGCTTTACAGGAGGCTCATCAGCAAACACTGGATGACCTGCAGAGTGAAGAAGACAAAGTCAACACTCTGACCAAGGCCAAGTCCAAGCTTGAGCAGCAAGTAGACGAT CTTGAAGGTTCTCTGGAACAAGAGAAAAAGGTTCGGATGGATCTTGAGAGAGcaaagaggaagctggagggaGACCTGAAATTGACCCAGGAGAGCCTAATGGACGTGGAAAATGACAAGCAACAACTGGAAGAGCACCTGAAAAA GAAAGACTTTGAACTCAGTCAGCTGAATAATAAAATAGAGGACGAACAAGCCATTGCTATTCAGCTTCAGAAGAAACTGAAAGAGCTTCAG GCCCGCATcgaagagctggaggaagagctTGAGGCAGAGCGAGCTGCCCGAGCTCGGGTGGAGAAGCAGAGAGCAGACTTGgccagagagctggaggagatcagcgagaggctggaggaggccgGTGGAGCAACATCTGCCCAGATTGAAATGAACAAGAAACGAGAGGCTGAGTTCCAGAAACTCCGCAGAGACCTTGAAGAGGCCACTCTGCAGCATGAATCCACCGCCGCCACACTCAGGAAGAAACAGGCTGACAGTGTTGCTGACCTGGGAGAGCAGATAGACAACCTGCAGAGAGTCAAGCAGAAGCttgagaaggagaagagtgagCTCCGACTGGAACTGGATGATGTGGTCTCCAATATGGAACATATTGTGAAGACAAAG aCAAATCTAGAGAAGACATGCAGGACCATGGAAGATCAGATGAATGAATACAAGATCAAGTTTGAAGAAGCTCAACGCTGCATGAATGACTTCAGTATGCAAAAAGCAAAGCTCCAAACAGAAAATG GTGAACTCTCACGGCAACTGGAGGATAAGGATTCCCTGGTGTCTCAACTGACGAGAGGAAAAATGTCCTACACTCAACAGGTTGAAGACTTAAAGAGACATCTGGAAGAAGAGACCAAG GCAAAGAGTGCCCTGGCCCATGCAGTGCAGTCTTCTCGTCATGACTGTGACCTGCTCAGGGAGCAgtatgaggaggagcaggaggccaagGCTGAACTGCAGCGCTGCATGTCCAAAGCCAACTCTGAGGTGGCTCAGTGGAGAACTAAGTATGAAACTGATGCCATCCAGAGgaccgaggagctggaggaggccaa GAAGAAGCTGGCTCAGCGTCTGCAAGATGCTGAAGAGGCTGTTGAAGCAGTGAATGCTAAATGTTCCTCTCTGGAGAAGACCAAACACAGACTGCAGAACGAGATCGAAGATCTCATGGTGGATGTGGAGAGgtctaatgctgctgctgctgctctggacaagaaacaaagaaactttGACAAG GTCGTGTCTGAGTGGAAACAGAAGTATGACGAGTCTCAGTGTGAGCTTGAGAGCTCTCAGAAGGAAGCCAGGTCTCTGAGCACTGAGCTGTTCAAACTGAAGAACTCATATGAGGAGTCTTTGGATCATCTGGAGAccatgaagagagagaacaaaaactTACAAG AGGAGATATCTGATCTCACTGAGCAACTTGGTGAGGGGGGTAAGAGCATCCACGAACTGGAGAAATTACGGAAACAACTGGAACAGGAGAAGAACGAGATCCAGTCTGCTCTTGAGGAAGCTGAG GCCTCCCTGGAGCACGAAGAAGGTAAGATTCTGAGAGCCCAGTTAGAGTTCAATCAAATTAAAGCTGAAATTGAACGCAAACTAGcggagaaagatgaggagatggagcagaCCAAGAGGAACCTGCAGAGGACCATTGACACCCTGCAGAGCTCTCTTGAGGCCGAGAGTCGCAGCAGGAATGAGGCCCTGcgtctgaagaagaagatggagggagacctCAATGAGATGGAGATCCAGCTCAGCCAGGCCAACAGGCAGGCAGCTGAGGCCCAGAAACAACTCAAATCTGTTCATGCACATTTGAAG GATTGTCAAATTCAGCTAAATGAGTCTGTTCGGGCCAATGACGATCTTAAAGAGAACATTGCCATTGTTGAAAGACGCAACAACCTGCTTCAGGCTgaactggaggagctgagggctGCTCTCGAGCAAACTGAAAGAAGTCGCAAACTTGCTGAGCAAGAGCTGCTGGATGTTAGTGAGAGGGTGCAGCTACTGCACTCACAG AACACTGGACTGataaaccagaagaagaaacttGAGATTGATGCCTCCCAGCTTCAAACTGAAGTGGAGGAAGCAGTGCAGGAGTGCAGAAATGCAGAGGAGAAGGCCAAGAAGGCCATTACGGATGCTGCCATGATggcagaggagctgaagaaagagCAGGACACCAGCTCTCACCTGGAGCGTATGAAGAAGAACATGGAGCAAACCATCAAAGACCTGCAGCACCGTCTGGATGAGGCTGAGCAGATCGCCATGAAGGGAGGCAAGAAGCAGATACAGAAGCTCGAGGCCAGG GTGAGGGAGCTGGAGAACGAGGTGGAgtcagagcagaagaagagcagcGAAGCTGTGAAGGGAATCCGTAAATATGAAAGACGCATCAAGGAGCTCACATACCAG ACTGAGGAGGACCGCAAGAATGTTGTGCGTCTGCAGGATCTGgttgacaaactgcagctgaaaGTCAAAGCTTACAAGAGATCTGCTGAGGAGGCC